GGAACCACTTCTTGGTAAGCTTTAATTAATTTTTGCAACGTAAATGTACTCGGTTGGCCACGGTCCATAGAGCTGTCAAACACCTCTCCTTTAGTATTAGTTCCGTGATAGTGACAAACGATTTTATCTGCAAGTGTAGGTTTCTCCCCTGTCCCTAAAGTCAAAATTTCATACGCTATTCCCGAGGGTAAAACGACCACCTCCTCGCCTTGAGCAAAAGCAGCCAAAAACTGTGCTCCTTCTTCTTTATTGGCTTGTTCTAACTGTTCTTTTCTCTTTTTTAATAATGCTGCTACGCTCATAATTCATGGGTTATTCTTGGGCAAAAATACTTGTTTCAACGAAATCACACAAATTCCTTAATCTTCCTCAAGCTCTTGATATGTATGCAACTGCCAAATATTTAAATTATCAATCGCCCTCGTACAGCCAACATACCATTCAAAAGGAGTAAACTGATCCGGTTTATCGACAATGAGAATCACGTTTTTACGCTCTAGTCCTTTGTATTTCAATGCTGTTGTATACTGTAATTGTGTCGGTTCAAGTGTCAAATTCGCAGGCGTTAACTCTTCCATTTGTAGTTCGGCGATCAAATCTGCTACGTTGTTTCTGCGTTGCCAAACTTTACTTTGCACCAAAACAATTACATCCTGAGCTTCTAGAGACGAATGCGGATCATTAATACTGTCAATCACAGCCTTGATTGCCTCTTTTAATACAGCTACCTCATCAAAAGAACGCAATTCTATCTCATCATATTCCGCTTGATGTACCGTTATCTCTTCCCATTCTTCTGGCGATTCCTGAATGTGTTCTGCGATTTGGCGAATTTGCGATTTCTGGGCACTTCGCCTTATTTTATGCAATTTGAAATGGGTAAAATAGTCTTTCAAAAAATATGCATATTCCGTGACGTCACGTCCAAAAAGGGAAAAACTTTGGTCTAAATCGTACAACAACATCACATTACCCTGTGTTAATCCTTGTGCATCTCCACAAAGCTTGTCAATCAAAAGCGCTAAATTTCGATCAAATAGATCTTGGGCTTCGTCGATAATCATATAATCATAATCGGGCAATTGTTCTTGTTGCTCCAGATATTCCATTGTTTCTTGTACTAATTTGGCACAAGACAATGGTTTCAAATAGTACACCTCTTTTTCGTTTACATGAGGATGATATTTTGCAATAAATTGTTTGAAAGTAATACAATCAATACGCACATTTCGCTCTTTGAATCGCTGTTGATTATACGCACAAAGTAACGCGTTCCAACACAAGTAAATTCCTTCGCGCTCCACTTGCATCTCAGCATAGGCCATTGCCATCGTTGTTTTTCCTGTTCCAGGAGATCCTTCAATCATCAAGCGCGGATTCTCTGCCAACGAGTACAAATAATCTAAGTTTCGCTCTTTGAGCCATTGGAATGAATTTCTCGAAGCAAATACATTGGTATCTTGTACTTTAGGGCTAAAGGTATTAACGATATAGCTCAAGTC
The window above is part of the Myroides odoratus DSM 2801 genome. Proteins encoded here:
- a CDS encoding FKBP-type peptidyl-prolyl cis-trans isomerase — protein: MSVAALLKKRKEQLEQANKEEGAQFLAAFAQGEEVVVLPSGIAYEILTLGTGEKPTLADKIVCHYHGTNTKGEVFDSSMDRGQPSTFTLQKLIKAYQEVVPLLPIGTKFSMVTPPEYAYKEEHISKQIGPYSTLMFEVELLEIVS
- a CDS encoding nuclease-related domain-containing DEAD/DEAH box helicase, whose translation is MALKIYPEYPLDELEQLIINGNKVPYGEFLIYGDLVESLSKSEHDWYVWYSLRLPFHDNTRIQRAKADAELDFIIVSRFGIIVLEVKGGNVFIDQGRFCFKDGDHTKWLPQNPFEQVKGYKYTLMNKVFPNFKQVQFCEAVAFPTTKIAIESTIYDKNLIYSDYTRKNDYENIEHFLLHIYKYTKEKLESVHPISFKKLKRSDLSYIVNTFSPKVQDTNVFASRNSFQWLKERNLDYLYSLAENPRLMIEGSPGTGKTTMAMAYAEMQVEREGIYLCWNALLCAYNQQRFKERNVRIDCITFKQFIAKYHPHVNEKEVYYLKPLSCAKLVQETMEYLEQQEQLPDYDYMIIDEAQDLFDRNLALLIDKLCGDAQGLTQGNVMLLYDLDQSFSLFGRDVTEYAYFLKDYFTHFKLHKIRRSAQKSQIRQIAEHIQESPEEWEEITVHQAEYDEIELRSFDEVAVLKEAIKAVIDSINDPHSSLEAQDVIVLVQSKVWQRRNNVADLIAELQMEELTPANLTLEPTQLQYTTALKYKGLERKNVILIVDKPDQFTPFEWYVGCTRAIDNLNIWQLHTYQELEED